The window ACCACAAGTATATATTGATAAGTCacaattttgttatttattttttaattaatttcctCCTATTATATTATCAAGTGTGCATTAATTGgcagattctactcacttttggaAATTTGTATTGATTGCAGGGAATTGGGATAAAATATGGTAAAAAGGCACAAACAAGGCATAAATAAGGGAATTTGAGTAGCAATCAACAAGATGGAGACTAATTCAATTCGGTTTCCTTATCTATTGGAGAATATGCGTCAGACTTGGAGTAAAAGGAGGACAGTTCCTTTCTTTTGGTAGTTTCCAAAGAAGGAGGAAGTCGACAAAAACTAGAactccctttgtttttctttggctGGCAGCCGTATGAGAGTGGACAACTAGGTAGATAGGAATTAGATAGGACAATAGCAGACCATCTttattacttttactttttgACTTTTCGTCTTATTCGGGCTATTGTTCTTATTCTATCGTTTTTGTTTATCTTAATTGGAGACAATGTATGCAACAATGAATTCTGCAAATCTGCGTGAGATTGATTCACCAGGAATAAACTAAATCCCTTTTTTTAGTCAAGGAACAATGGAGGATTTGGTTCatttaaaaattgtgagatcgaattaatttcatttattcctcttatttattggtatttacaCGTTCTCTGTTTGTAGTGTTTATGGTTGTTTTGTTAATTGAATATCTTGGACCCGGACGTTGAATTAATTTAGCAACCTGATGTCAATTAGagcgttaaatccgtaatttttcaattgcTCTAAAATAGGAACAATTGGCATGATTAGGTTTGTGTCAGGAGAATGCGCAGGttaatctgaaataaccctggtagtgtgttatttggttaaaataaggctcctctaatacgtaaagTAATTGGAGAATTAAATCTTACAGGCGTACCTAaggttatttttcaattagagtagtgattGATGGACGTACCTCAGtcatcgacacagtaaggaggagttgactgtcatcgcttgtttggcagttataatttatttattagttAATAATTGGAAGTATTtctgcatcgatgatcaattagttGAACCATTGCCAAAGTTGCTTCTTGACTAGAGCTGTCCAATACTATTTGAGTTTTTACCTTATtgttacttaattttatttagTTGCAATATTTGATTAGTATAacttattgttaattttcctaAATACCCCTATTGTTAATTTGAACTTTAGTAGAAACGAATTactcccaatccctgtggattcgactcAACTTGCCCTAAATACAAATTAACAAATTCTTGTGAataaattctggtatatcggattcaGCAAACTCTTTAGAaccagggtgaatcaagtaatccATTGCACATCCAGAGTCCCTACTCCAGCACTAGAATTGACTCGAAACTACTTTTGTTAGCAactaggtttatttttattattgtacaagtATCCACAACCTGTCATATATTGACGAACTGTAAGATTCATTTTCTATCAACACTAGAATTAATTACTTGAATGGAAGCACAAAAGTTATCTACAGACATGCAAATGAATGCGGTGTTGCAAAAAGGAATGTGGAAAAGAGTGGGAGATGGGTCTACTATCAACATATAGAGGGACAAATGGATAATGGAATCACCAACTGGGAAGATAGCAACACGGAAACCTCCAGCTTGTAATATGGAAACAGTGGCAGATTTGATAAAAGAGAGGAAATGGAATAAGGCACTGATCGAGGAAACATTCTCAAAGGAGGAAGCATCACAAATTCTGGCCATGCCTCTAAGTTTGTTTCCCATGCAAGATACGGTCTACTAGAAGTACTCAAAGTCAGGAACATATACTATGAAATCAGGATATGCAGTAGAAAAGGAGGAggtaaggaaaaaaaacaaagaaagtcaAGGTGAGGAAGGAACTAGCTATGCACAGAATAAGGACAAGGTGTGGAAGAGCTTGTGGGGATTGAAAATGAAACCAAAGATCAAATATTTCATATGGAGATGCTTACACAACAAACATTCCCGTGAATGAGGTAATACAGAAAAGAACAGGAAAAGGCTCTCCGTTATGCAAATGCTGTGGGGAAGGGGAGGAAACAGTGGAACACATGATCTTCTTTTGTAAAAATACTGAACCTATATGGAAACTGGCCCCAATCTAGTGGGACGGATTACTTCAATGGAGGTCAAACTTTTTGGAGGTGGTGGGAAGGTATATTACAAGCAAGGAAGAGACAAAGAGGAGAGGATCACATCACTTTAACAGCAAACATCATCTGGCAACTTTGGAATGCAAGAAATGCTCGATAGTATGAAGGGAAGTATAGAGATCACATGTCCATATTAGAAAGTGCAAACAGTGAATGGTTGGAAGGTAAAGAGGAGCTGACAGAAAACAATGAAAGGCACAGAACAGGAACAAGTCGCCAACTGCAAAACCACCAATGGAGGCCACCAGACGCAGGAGTTGTGAAAATTAATACCGATGCTGCTATTCCTACTAAATTAGCAGGAGCAGGGTTAGGAATGATAGCGAAAGATGACCATGGAAACCTTGTAGAAGCAAGAGGTACCAGGAAGTATAGCAGAGGTGGAGCTGAAATGGAAATGGCAGATGCAATCCGACAGGGACTGCTAATGGCTAAGGAAGTTGGATGGCAAagaatagaaatgcaatttgattGCAAAGCTGCCATTGAACAAATCCACAAGAAAGGCGAGGAGGAAACACCAATTGACACCATAATGGAAGATATAAAACAATTGAGTGGCATGTTCCAGtactgttctttttcttttgtttatagaGATGGAAATAGATGTGCTTATCAACTGGCACAATTTGCAACTAAACTTGTTTCCAATATAATATGGAAACAAAGTTTTCCTTTGTGGCTCAAAGAGAGTATACAGGAGGATAATAGGACAAATGTGCACTTTTGTAATTAACATCTTGTATTATCAAGATCACTATATATACAAAGAGAATACCgtttggacaaaaaaaaaaagacaagcaAATGAATGGAGATCAAATTAGATGAACCGTTCCAGTAATGTATTCATTTCCGagatgtgtgtatatatatagaaTATTGTTATAAAGGATAATGTATACAAAATTGAGGTGCATGGTATTTTGGAGACCATGCTGATTGTGGGCCTAATCTAGTGGTTGAGAGTATTGAAAAGGAAACTCTAGATTTCAGCAAAAGACGGAATACAATTTCCAGCATCTCTGCTAACTCTTCAATGCTCGAGTCCACTGCCTCAAGTTTTTTGATTACTTCCTTGTTCGACTTCTTGTCGTTCAACAGATCCAACTAGATTTCTATTTATTCCATTGCCGCAATATTAGATTCTTCTTCATATGATGATCTCTTCTGCAGTAATAACTTCGATACAAAGGACCTAGCTTTCGGTTGTGACCTTCCAGAAAGGAAAGACAGAACAGACTCCAATACTAGAACACTAACAAGTTGAACTTTGACTAAGTTAACCAAAGGGACATCTTCAGAATTTTTGCTTACCACTATTAAGTTGCAGTTCTTCTCAGCTTTCTTAAGCTCTTTGTAGCATTTCCTGATAAGATCTGGCTTTATTGGACAAATCTCCACTTCTCTTCCTCCGTAGAGATGACTCAAGTTCCTGGATACTTTCCTTCATCTGTGAATAGATGTCTCTGACCACCCTACAAATGTCCAACAGCCTGAGAGATCTATCCAGGACCCCTTCTTCCAATTTTCCAAGTCTTTCATTGTAGAGAGATTGTTGAGTCGAAGGGAGTTGAAGCAGATCATCCAGACACTCGTACAACCTTTTGACACAATCCAATTTTTGGCATGCCAGTGAATGTAAGGGTGAGGATGCAGCTTCTAATGACTTCAACCTTTTGCAGGAGTTCCTCAACATTCACATTAAGTGGATGTGAAGAAGAAGGCAAGCTAATGGAACGAGTGTGGCTAGATAATTTTGGAGTTGCcatatttttcttaatcaaAATGTAGCAATTGGAGGTTGAACTTTATGTCTTAAGAAGCCTGTGGAGATGTTGAAAATCGAATTCATCTCCACTTGTATATATGGGGAGTAAATGGAACAATAGGAATCTCATCCTTTCTCCGTATAGTTGTAATGTCTTAATAAATTTTCTGCTTGTCCTTGGTTTTGTCTCGTTGGTGTGGGATCTCAGAAGATGGATCTGGTACTGAGATCCCAATTAGGAATAAATTATCAATGCATCCACCGTTTGGACCACCAACTCCAATTCAAAGCCAATCATGCTGGTAGAGTTTAATTTTAACAATGAACCATCATATGCTGCCTCAACAATGAGGGCATCCGAAATGCTCGTGCTATATTAATTCCTGCAGCGTCGTTGCCTGCTATAATACCTGATCGTGGATATTTTCAATTACCCTTGCACGCGTGTGCTTGACGTTGATCAAATCATGTTGCTCAGCCATTCATCTTGCTGCCattgattcatttgattttgaTCATGTTAATCACCATGCTTATTGCCGTAATACTAAACCCACCAACGTGCAATCATGGCATCTGTTTGTTACAAGCAATTGTGAATAATGCAGCTGCTTCCTTCCTTAGGAAACAACCACATGTTCGCTAGAATTATATAATTGCTAAACCAATCATTTACCTTATGCAATACATGCACtagtgtttttcttttccaGGTAACACGAGCAGATGGTTGGCCTTACCAGCTTATTGATGCATCTCAAGGATGAAAACCTATTATCTAAAGTTGAACTATTGTCTATCAAGATTCCTTTTGCTTTTCAGATCGTGAAGGTGCTATGAAACATGATTTATGATATTCGTGTTTGTCAACTTCAGGAAATGTGATTAAGAACTGGACCAATTGTTGTCTCAACTCTCAACTTGAGTAGGCAGAGTTATGTGGTCATCGATTTTAATTTGTGTAGGACACATGTTGAGTCAGAGAATAGTCTGGTTTGCGGTTTTGTATTTTTGAATATAAAGCTGATGCCAAAGAAATGAGTTGATTCTCCAGCGACTATCAAGCTTGTATGTTCAGTCTTGCAGGCTTCCAACGTCAACAAAATGGGTGATTCTCTCACTAACTATCTAAGTAACTTGCCATACTCAACCAATCAGTTTGCCATCTAGTTCTCATATGATGACTGCTAGTGTTGAGGATCATGTCAGAAGGTCAAGGGCTTGTTGCCACATTTCCTAGGCCCTTTTGATACGTAGTGCCTTTTTGTGTTCCGCCAAGATGCAGCAACTTAAGTAGCCTGAAAATTTTGCATGAAGATTTTACTCATATGGTTCAGCTGCGGTCAatccaaaatgcaccaaaaagttggaaaaaaaaaggcaaataaGGTCCTAGATGGATTTCTGAGCTTCTTGAATGCTTGTGGTTTAGGTAGAGACATTATATGCCTCTTTATCCTTGCTAAGTTTAAAATGTCTTCATCTCAAGAATATTAGTAAATTGGCCTCCTATTACAAATTTTATTGGTCATGTTGAGAAGAACTCGGATAacaaatttttctacaaaaccTGATGGATATGAGAAGAATTGAAGGCATGGAGTTGAGTATTTCAAAAAATGCATCTGCAGAACTATGGAAGAAGGATGCAGATGCAACTGTGTTTGTAATTTACATTTTCCAGATCAAGTAATTCAGACATTACAGAGAAGGAAAGAGTGCATTTCCATAATTATTCAAAAAATAGAATTGATTTTGTAACCTTTTTTGAGAATGACTTCTAAACACTTTGCCATTGATATGGTAGACCTTGAATCTTGTGTTTCTACCCACGCGTGTCAGCTGAAAGTAGAGATACGAATTCAGTTTCTCTGATTTCTATGAAAAATAGGTGAAGACAGATCAAAGAAGTATTAAAAGGCCTGTTCATTTCACTTTGTGCACTCCAAATTGTCCATGGTTCTTGAACCATTATATATTTTTAGTCACGATGGATTGGGGCTTTAAACATAGAAGAGAATGTTGGGTAAATTGTAAAGAACCGACAAATATGGTGACAAGAATTGGTTTCAAATCGTAATAGATATCACTTTCCTTTAAACTTTATTTGTCCGGTATAACGTACAATAACCTTGAACAAATATCCTTTAGGATAAGATGAAGTTTGTTTGTCTTAAACTCTTGCACAAAGCAAGACAAACTCTTTGGGAACTAAGGAGTGCTTTTGAGAGAGTATACAATaataggaaagtgattttctgCAGCAAACCACTCTCTACTTAATCTCTTTATATAGGAAGACTGTttgggaaacaaaagaactCATTAAACACTTGTATGAATAGATTCAAAGTATTGTgtacaaattcatgcactttaaTTCATGCATCTCATGATccttagatcaaaacatgaatctATCCTTTCATTCAAGAATTCCCATATACATGAATACATTCataaataaatgtacattttaaaaacattcacaatactatacatgtaccaaaaattaatgaatatacattaattacatgtatgtatgtaatgatcccacatcggctagggagAAAGTCCTGGGGCTGCTTTAATAGCCTGTAGTGGTCTCTCCCACCTGACCGAGGCCTTTTGGAGGGGTGCTGGGCTTTTTGACCTGCGGGTTTGGGCTTTTCACTTGTTGTGGGTTATAACCCCACCTCCAGAAACAAAACCCACGGCCTAGTGGGGCGgctaactgtgggacaatattggtcaggggcgttagagttggtatcagagccaactcccgaccccggtgtgccagcgaggacgctgggtTCCCTAAGGGCggtggattgtaatgatcccacatcggttaGGGAGGAAGTCCTGAGACTGCTTTAATAGCCTGTAGTGGTCTCTCCCACCTGACCGAGGCCTTTTGGAGGAGTGCTGGGCTTCTTGACCTGCGGGTTTGGGCTCTTCACTTGTTGTGGGCTATAACCCCACCTCCATTCTAACGCCcctgaccaatattgtcccacagttagcCGCCCCACTAggccgtgggttttgttcctGGAGGTGGGGTTATAGCCCACAACAAGTGAAGAGCCCAAACCCGCAGGTCAAGAAACCCAACACCTCTCCAAAAGGCCTCGGTCAGGTGGAAGAGACCACTACAGGCTATTAAAGCAGCCCCAGGACTTCctccctagccgatgtgggatcattacaatccaccccTCTTAGGGAACCCAGCGTTCTCGTTGGCACACTAGGGTCGggagtcggctctgataccaactctaacgcccctgaccaatattgtcccacagttagcCGCCCCACTAggccgtgggttttgttcctGGAGGTGGAGTTATAGCCCACAA is drawn from Coffea arabica cultivar ET-39 chromosome 1c, Coffea Arabica ET-39 HiFi, whole genome shotgun sequence and contains these coding sequences:
- the LOC113736926 gene encoding uncharacterized protein, producing MLRNSCKRLKSLEAASSPLHSLACQKLDCVKRLYECLDDLLQLPSTQQSLYNERLGKLEEGVLDRSLRLLDICRVVRDIYSQMKESIQELESSLRRKRSGDLSNKLDLLNDKKSNKEVIKKLEAVDSSIEELAEMLEIVFRLLLKSRVSFSILSTTRLGPQSAWSPKYHAPQFCIHYPL